In the uncultured Erythrobacter sp. genome, CGGTGTCGGACTTCACGACGTTGCCGTGCATCGGATCACAGCTCCACACCACCGGATGCCCTTCGCGCTGCACCGCGCGGACGAGGCGCGGCAGACCGTCCTCGACCTTGTCATGGCCAAACCGGCTGATGAGCGTGATGCGCCCGGCTTCCCGCTTGGGGTTGAGATCGTCGAGCAGGCGCAGCAGTGCATCGGGTTCAAGCGAAGGCCCGCACTTCATGCCCAGCGGATTGCCGATCCCGCGCGCATATTCGATATGCGCCGATCCGGGGAATCGCGTGCGATCACCGATCCACAGCATATGGGCCGAGGTCGCATACCAATCGCCAGTCAACGAATCCTGCCGCGTCATCGCCTCTTCGTAAGGCAGCAACAGGCTTTCGTGGCTGGTGTAGAAGCTCGTGCCCTTCAATTGCGGCACGGTGCCGGGATCAATCCCGCAGGCTTCCATGAAATCGAGCGCTTCGCCGATCCGGTCCGCCATTTGGCTGAACTTTTCGGTCCACGGCGTGCGGCCCATGAAATCGAGCGTCCACTGGTGGACCTGACGCAGGTTGGCATAGCCGCCGCCCGCAAAGGCGCGCAGCAGGTTGAGTGTGGCGGCAGCCTGCGAATAGGCCTTCACCATGCGGGCCGGATCGTTGCGGCGGCTGACAGGGTCGAACTCGATCCCGTTGATATTGTCGCCGAGGTAGCTCGGCAGGGTCACGCCATCGATGGTTTCCGTGGGCGCCGAGCGCGGCTTGGCGAACTGGCCAGCCATGCGGCCGACCTTCACCACCGGACGCTTGCTGGCGAAGGTCATCACGACCGCCATCTGCAACAGCACGCGGAACGTATCGCGGATGTTATTGGGGTGGAATTCGGCGAAGCTTTCCGCGCAGTCGCCGCCTTGCAGCAGGAACCCGTGGCCGTTCGCGACCTGCGCCAGATCGGCCTTGAGCGCGCGCGCCTCACCTGCAAACACCAGCGGGGGATAGTGCGCGAGGGTCTTTTCCGCTTCCGCCAGTTCGGCCGCATCTTCGTAATGCGGCAGGTGGCGCGCTTCGTGAGCCTTCCAGCTATCCGGGGTCCAGGTCTCGGGCACAGTCACTACTCTTTCTTCTCAATGGCGCGCGGCAAGGCTGCGCGGGGGGGGCCGCTACAGGAACGGGGCACGAACTGTAAAGCAGCAATGCCGCTTAAAACAACTTTATTTCCCGAAGAGTGCCAGTGAGCGCAGCGATCAGCGCCCCGCAGGCGCCGTCAGCGCAGCATTTGCACTCACTCCGCCAGCTGGAGCCTCGGCCAAAGTCTGGCCTTCGGGAATGATTGCGAGACGGAACGGCGAAGCCTTGGCCAGATAGCGATCAGCGAGGAACTGCATCACCTGCGGGCTGGTTTGCGAATAATCTGCCAGCAAGCTGCGCAGCAGGATGACACGCTGGGGATCCTGCGTCGCGCCCTCAAGATTGTAGAGCCAGAACTGGTTGCCGGTCGATGCACGCCGGATCATCTGGCTCAGCGGCTCGGTCACCCGTTCAAGTTCATCGGCGGTGGGCGGGCTGGCGGCGAGGTCCTTGGCGATCCTTTCGGCCTCGGCGAAGAACACCGGCACGAACTCAGGCTCAAGCTGGGCAAGCGCAGTGATTCGCCCGCCGCTGGCGAGATCGGCTGGCCAGTTCGAGAAGACTTGCGGCGAATAGCTCGCCCCGGCGCGTTCACGCAGCGCATCCATCAGGCGGTTGTTGAACAGCTGGGTGAGGATTTCGAGCTGACGGCTTTCGCGCAAGCTCGCAACCCCGCCCCCGCTGGGCCAGGCGACCACGGCGGCAGCCTGATTGGCATCGCCGCGGTGGGTCACGACCGAGGGGGTGGCCGAAGTCGGGGCGAAGGGCGGAACGCGTGCGGCGACATCGGCCGGGATCGGCTCACGCGGCGGCAGCGCGCCGAAGGTGAGGCGCAGCTGCTCGATCACGGCGGGTTGATCGAACTCGCCGAACACCAGCACTTCAATCGGCCCTTGCTTGAGCAGCGACTCCCACACCGCGCGGAAGCCCTCGGGCGTGGCGTTTTTGAGCGCCGCCGGATCGGGCGTCGCAAACCGTTCGTCGCCGCCGGTCACGAGATATTCGAGATCGCGGTTGAGAATGCCGCCGGGGCTGGTGGAATAGGTGTTGTAAGCCAATTCCGACGCCGCCTTGGCGCGTATCACCGGATCCTTGTCCCAGCGCGGCATCCCGAGCTTGGCGGCAAACAGATAAAGCTGGTCGTTCACATCTTCCGACCGGGTCTGTGCCGTAAAGGTGAACACCGCCTCGTCGATCGCAAAATCGAAGCCGATCTTGCGGCCCGTCGCCAAGCGGTCGAGCTCGTTCTGGCCAAGCTCGCCTACGCCCGATCCGACCAGCGCGCCTTGACCCAGCGCAGCATAGACCGCGTTGTCCTTGTCAAAGGCGCGGTAGCCTGCGCCAAACCGCACGCGCACTGTCACGCGGCCCGGTTCAGCGTCATTGGCCCAAACCAGTGCTTTGACGCCGTTGGCAAAATCAACCTGCTCGATCTCGAGCACACCGAGCGGGTTCTGCGCGGTGATGGCGCC is a window encoding:
- a CDS encoding 3-deoxy-7-phosphoheptulonate synthase class II, coding for MPETWTPDSWKAHEARHLPHYEDAAELAEAEKTLAHYPPLVFAGEARALKADLAQVANGHGFLLQGGDCAESFAEFHPNNIRDTFRVLLQMAVVMTFASKRPVVKVGRMAGQFAKPRSAPTETIDGVTLPSYLGDNINGIEFDPVSRRNDPARMVKAYSQAAATLNLLRAFAGGGYANLRQVHQWTLDFMGRTPWTEKFSQMADRIGEALDFMEACGIDPGTVPQLKGTSFYTSHESLLLPYEEAMTRQDSLTGDWYATSAHMLWIGDRTRFPGSAHIEYARGIGNPLGMKCGPSLEPDALLRLLDDLNPKREAGRITLISRFGHDKVEDGLPRLVRAVQREGHPVVWSCDPMHGNVVKSDTGFKTRPFDRITREVKGFFAVHRAEGSHPGGIHIEMTGQDVTECVGGAVGLTEERLGDRYHTHCDPRLNAEQSLELAFLVAEMLNSAAGEREAEVSANAA